One window of Marinobacterium aestuarii genomic DNA carries:
- the flgJ gene encoding flagellar assembly peptidoglycan hydrolase FlgJ — MERSNGLGSKAQVYTDLSQLTQLKRDAKSDGPEALAQVAKQFEQMFMSMMLKSMREANASLAEDSPFNSGDVKFYQDMLDQQMTLELSTGKGMGLAEVLVKQLGQQLNMPAEQDETELRPLDESERMLKRAFGGGAQLAALAQLQPSQPSDAAELPPHVTSPYAPGPQVGSAPAADAAAEATRSGAAAGPETFETPAEFVATLLPLAQRLAPEIGVDPKVLVAQAALETGWGRHISRDSSGRNSRNLFNIKADSAWQGERVGISTLEYRGGVAVRESAAFRAYGSFEQSFEDYVSFLQQNPRYRQALEKAADPEAYLQELQAAGYATDPAYAKKIGRIFDSELLLQARADSAQE; from the coding sequence ATGGAACGCAGTAACGGTCTTGGCAGCAAGGCGCAGGTCTATACCGACCTGAGTCAGCTGACGCAGCTCAAGCGCGATGCCAAAAGTGATGGCCCTGAAGCGCTGGCCCAGGTGGCCAAGCAGTTCGAGCAGATGTTCATGAGCATGATGCTCAAGAGCATGCGCGAAGCCAACGCCTCCCTGGCGGAAGACAGCCCGTTTAACAGCGGCGATGTGAAGTTCTATCAGGACATGCTCGATCAGCAGATGACGCTGGAACTCTCCACCGGCAAGGGCATGGGGCTGGCCGAGGTGCTGGTCAAGCAGTTGGGTCAGCAGCTCAATATGCCGGCCGAGCAGGATGAAACTGAACTGCGGCCGCTGGATGAATCCGAACGCATGCTCAAGCGGGCGTTCGGTGGCGGGGCTCAGTTGGCGGCGCTGGCGCAATTGCAGCCTTCGCAGCCGTCTGACGCGGCGGAGTTGCCACCCCATGTCACCTCACCTTATGCGCCTGGGCCCCAGGTCGGTTCGGCGCCGGCAGCAGATGCAGCAGCCGAGGCGACCAGGAGCGGCGCCGCTGCAGGCCCCGAGACCTTTGAAACCCCCGCCGAGTTTGTTGCGACCCTGCTGCCGCTGGCGCAGCGGCTGGCGCCGGAGATTGGCGTCGATCCCAAGGTGCTGGTGGCCCAGGCGGCGCTGGAAACCGGTTGGGGCCGGCATATCAGCCGGGACAGCAGTGGCCGAAATAGCCGCAACCTGTTCAATATCAAGGCAGACAGCGCCTGGCAGGGCGAGCGCGTAGGGATCAGCACGCTGGAATACCGCGGTGGTGTGGCGGTGCGCGAGTCGGCGGCATTCCGTGCCTACGGCTCCTTCGAACAGAGCTTTGAAGACTATGTCAGCTTTCTGCAGCAGAACCCGCGCTACCGCCAGGCGCTGGAGAAAGCCGCCGATCCAGAGGCGTATCTGCAGGAGCTGCAGGCGGCGGGCTATGCCACGGATCCGGCCTACGCCAAAAAAATCGGGCGTATCTTCGACAGTGAACTGCTGTTGCAGGCGCGAGCAGATTCGGCTCAAGAATAA
- the flgK gene encoding flagellar hook-associated protein FlgK yields MSSFNLLNIGTQALQSNTSALSVIGQNIANVNTPGYSMQRADLVARDNLSGVQVRDVQRMANDFLTGQIMSDTSAYNSALAFEQLANQLDNMLASDVSSISKSMDDYFAALQGAVDDPSNLANRELFLAQADALVRRFQDLDASLTRQQDTINGQVESSVAQVNSLGQGLAQINDQIRLATASGASTNELLDERDRLMESLAGYVGFTTVPQPNGEMNLFIGNGEPLVVGGSASRLLTIQDSLDPSQHNIALQVGSTLSDISGQLSGGQIGGLLDYRADVLDKTKDEMGLIAMVFASSMNAQQLQGLDLDGNAGQRLFADINASAAATDRVLVDSGNAGNATSRVDIVDTGALKASAYELVFNTDSSFTVTRLSDGVRWNSNQLSSQSGAAGVDANQEFYFDASSGSLTLQVDGFRLDLDSSARFVKGDKFEIQPTRSGASEFALELSSGRGLALADSAGGVSNNRNALAMSDLQFAKLVGGGSYQEQYGRQIERVGSLTATAQITTQSSKAVLDANLQTKSSLSGVNLDEEAARLVQFQQAYQASARLIAASQTIFDSLLAAI; encoded by the coding sequence ATGTCCAGTTTCAATCTGTTGAACATCGGTACCCAGGCGCTGCAGTCCAACACCAGCGCGCTATCGGTGATCGGGCAGAATATTGCCAACGTCAATACGCCGGGCTACTCGATGCAACGGGCGGATCTGGTTGCGCGGGATAACCTGAGTGGCGTCCAGGTGCGTGATGTACAGCGCATGGCCAATGATTTTCTGACCGGCCAGATCATGTCTGATACCTCGGCCTATAACAGTGCCCTGGCATTCGAGCAGCTGGCGAATCAGCTCGACAATATGCTGGCCTCGGATGTATCCAGCATTTCCAAGTCCATGGATGATTACTTCGCGGCCTTGCAGGGCGCTGTGGATGATCCGAGCAACCTGGCCAACCGTGAGCTCTTTCTGGCCCAGGCCGATGCGCTGGTGCGCCGCTTTCAGGATCTGGACGCCAGCCTGACGCGTCAGCAGGATACGATCAACGGCCAGGTCGAAAGCTCCGTGGCTCAGGTTAACAGTCTGGGTCAGGGGCTGGCGCAGATTAACGATCAGATACGTCTGGCCACGGCCTCTGGCGCCTCAACCAACGAACTGCTGGATGAGCGTGATCGCCTGATGGAGTCTCTGGCCGGCTATGTCGGTTTCACCACAGTGCCGCAGCCCAATGGCGAGATGAACCTGTTTATCGGTAACGGCGAGCCGCTGGTGGTAGGCGGCAGTGCCAGCCGGCTGCTGACGATACAGGACAGCCTGGACCCCAGTCAGCATAATATCGCGCTGCAGGTTGGCAGTACCCTCAGTGATATCAGTGGCCAGCTCAGTGGTGGCCAGATCGGTGGTTTGCTCGATTACCGCGCCGATGTGCTGGACAAGACAAAGGACGAAATGGGCCTTATCGCCATGGTGTTCGCCTCCAGCATGAATGCCCAGCAGCTGCAGGGGCTGGATCTGGATGGCAATGCCGGTCAGCGCCTGTTCGCCGATATTAATGCCAGTGCGGCGGCGACTGACCGGGTACTGGTGGACAGCGGCAACGCCGGCAATGCGACTTCCCGCGTGGATATTGTCGATACCGGTGCCCTCAAGGCCTCTGCCTATGAGCTGGTGTTCAATACCGACAGCAGCTTTACCGTGACGCGCCTGAGTGATGGCGTGCGCTGGAACAGCAACCAGCTCAGCAGCCAAAGCGGTGCCGCGGGTGTGGATGCGAACCAGGAGTTTTATTTCGATGCCAGCAGCGGCAGCCTGACGCTGCAGGTCGATGGCTTTCGGCTGGATCTGGATTCCAGCGCGCGCTTTGTAAAGGGCGACAAGTTCGAGATCCAGCCCACCCGCAGTGGTGCTTCCGAGTTTGCGCTGGAGCTGAGCAGCGGTCGAGGTCTGGCCCTGGCCGACAGCGCAGGTGGCGTGTCCAACAACCGCAATGCCCTGGCCATGTCCGATCTGCAGTTTGCCAAGCTGGTGGGGGGCGGTTCATACCAGGAGCAGTACGGCCGCCAGATCGAGCGTGTCGGCAGTCTTACGGCCACCGCCCAGATCACCACCCAGTCCAGCAAGGCGGTGCTGGATGCCAACCTGCAGACCAAATCCAGTCTCAGCGGCGTCAATCTCGATGAGGAAGCGGCCAGGCTGGTGCAGTTCCAGCAGGCCTACCAGGCGTCGGCGCGTTTGATCGCGGCGTCCCAGACGATCTTTGACTCACTGCTGGCCGCGATTTAG
- the flgL gene encoding flagellar hook-associated protein FlgL, with protein MRISTQQVFLNNVDNLSRANSALIKTQEQIATGKRVLQPSDDPLAASQIIKLEQELARTDQFQSNIDVSNRRLSFEETTLDELFNNAVRLREITIQAGSAALGSQDRAALATEVDGIIDQMQGLMNTRDVQGEYLFSGFQGDKQAYSFNDVTERYEFQGDAEQRFIQIGPDNRIASTDSGAQLFEPENPLNIALGLSNGLKNIDTSTEAGRAQMQTLLGDTLTSIDSAQDANIRGRTSIGARMNALDQQQLVNEDYTLLTQETLSSFQDLDYNEAISRLTLQKTTLEAAYASFSKVSGLSLFDYIR; from the coding sequence ATGCGCATATCCACCCAGCAAGTTTTTCTGAACAACGTCGATAACCTCAGTCGGGCCAACAGCGCGTTGATCAAGACTCAGGAACAGATCGCCACCGGCAAGCGGGTGCTGCAGCCCTCGGATGATCCGCTGGCAGCCAGCCAGATTATCAAGCTGGAGCAGGAGCTGGCCCGTACTGACCAGTTCCAGAGCAATATTGATGTCAGCAACCGTCGCCTCAGTTTTGAGGAAACGACTCTGGATGAGCTGTTCAACAATGCTGTGCGGTTGCGGGAAATTACCATTCAGGCAGGCAGCGCGGCACTGGGCTCACAGGATCGTGCTGCCCTTGCCACCGAGGTGGACGGTATCATCGATCAGATGCAGGGGTTGATGAACACCAGGGATGTGCAGGGCGAGTATCTGTTTTCTGGTTTTCAGGGCGACAAGCAGGCGTACAGCTTTAATGATGTCACCGAGCGCTATGAGTTTCAGGGCGATGCCGAGCAGCGCTTTATCCAGATAGGGCCAGATAACCGCATTGCTTCCACCGACTCTGGTGCGCAGCTGTTTGAGCCCGAAAATCCGCTCAATATCGCACTGGGTCTGAGCAATGGTCTGAAGAATATAGATACCAGCACAGAAGCCGGGCGGGCGCAGATGCAAACTTTGCTGGGGGATACCCTCACGTCAATCGACAGCGCTCAGGATGCGAATATCCGTGGCCGTACATCCATTGGTGCGCGCATGAACGCGCTGGATCAGCAGCAGCTCGTGAACGAGGATTACACCCTGCTGACCCAGGAAACCCTGTCGTCCTTTCAGGACCTGGATTACAACGAAGCCATCAGTCGCCTGACCCTGCAAAAGACAACACTGGAAGCGGCCTACGCCAGCTTCAGCAAAGTCAGCGGGCTAAGTCTGTTCGATTACATCCGCTAG
- a CDS encoding REP-associated tyrosine transposase, translated as MSKYLRLWNLGGCYFFTVNLQQRRNNDLLIRHIDTLREAVRHVRSRHPFIIHGWVVLPDHLHCLIELPAGDCNYAIRWSLIKSRFSRNIPPYERRSKSQSRRGERGIWQRRYWEHAIRNEQDYRAHLDYIHINPLKHGLVERVSDWPYSTFHHSVAKGLYREDWADDCQARQLAYDD; from the coding sequence ATGTCCAAGTACCTGCGGCTATGGAACCTTGGGGGCTGCTATTTCTTTACCGTCAATCTTCAGCAACGCCGCAATAATGATCTTTTGATCCGGCACATCGATACCCTGCGCGAGGCCGTGCGGCATGTACGAAGCCGGCATCCGTTTATTATTCATGGCTGGGTGGTGCTGCCGGATCACCTGCATTGTCTGATCGAACTACCCGCCGGGGATTGCAACTATGCCATCCGCTGGTCTCTGATCAAAAGCCGTTTCAGCCGCAATATCCCTCCATACGAGCGACGCTCGAAAAGCCAATCCCGGCGTGGCGAACGCGGCATCTGGCAACGCCGATACTGGGAACATGCAATCCGCAATGAACAGGACTACCGGGCGCATCTGGATTACATCCACATTAATCCCTTAAAACATGGTCTTGTTGAACGCGTATCAGACTGGCCCTATTCGACCTTCCACCACAGTGTCGCCAAGGGGCTCTATCGCGAAGACTGGGCAGATGACTGCCAGGCACGCCAACTGGCCTATGACGATTAA
- the fliS gene encoding flagellar export chaperone FliS, which yields MNRLQATKAYQQINISSEAQGASPHRLIGMLLEGVLKRLAEAKGAIERKDNAAKGETIGKAISIIGELQGSLRDIETNEVAGNLDRLYDYMTNTLVQANLESSSEKLNEVAQLIIEIKAGWDAIGTPQAGTPEPA from the coding sequence ATGAACAGACTTCAGGCCACCAAAGCCTACCAGCAGATCAATATCAGTTCCGAAGCCCAGGGCGCCTCGCCACACCGCCTGATCGGCATGCTGCTCGAAGGCGTACTTAAGCGTCTGGCCGAGGCCAAAGGCGCGATCGAGCGTAAGGACAACGCCGCCAAGGGTGAAACTATCGGCAAGGCCATCAGCATTATCGGCGAACTACAGGGCTCGTTGCGGGATATCGAGACCAATGAAGTGGCCGGCAACCTGGATCGGCTGTACGACTACATGACCAATACCCTGGTGCAGGCCAACCTGGAATCCTCCAGTGAAAAACTCAACGAAGTGGCGCAACTGATTATCGAAATCAAGGCGGGCTGGGATGCCATAGGCACCCCTCAGGCCGGTACCCCAGAGCCCGCCTGA
- the fliD gene encoding flagellar filament capping protein FliD, translating into MAITTTGYGSGLPISDLVSQLVAAEGSPTETRLNQKEARLQSELSAISILKGALSSFQASFAKLQDASNFTSRSPSSSNTDIASMTAKESASLGSYSLEVSHLASAHKLVGQQDYNSGDTGSLSFGNAAGDSFSVDIATENATLEGVRDAINGASDNFGLTATILNLSSGPRLVLTANDTGEENRITSISSTSTSGDLSGFDYSYASNLDPLLDGDSSNYDQVRAATDAAFTLEGQALTSASNTVDSVIPGVTLTLKDTTEADKPVALTVGTNTTGIKTVIESFVKAYNSLQSLISEQTRYNAETGQAGSLQGDSLTRTVQNQLRSMISGSYNDGGAISSLLDLGMTTNTDGTLKLDSDKLKTALADNFEAVTAFFSAESGLANRLDTSLDTYLQSDGSFASRTESISTQMAKLGDDRESLDIRMSALEARLLSQFNAMDAMVAQLSSTGDFLTQQLESISQISNFRNK; encoded by the coding sequence ATGGCCATTACCACAACGGGCTACGGCTCAGGCCTGCCTATCAGCGACCTGGTATCACAGCTGGTCGCCGCCGAAGGCAGCCCAACCGAAACACGGCTGAATCAAAAGGAAGCCAGGCTGCAGTCTGAGCTCTCTGCTATCAGCATTCTCAAAGGTGCCCTGTCCAGTTTTCAGGCCAGTTTTGCCAAACTGCAGGATGCCAGCAACTTCACCAGCCGCTCCCCCAGTAGCTCGAATACTGATATCGCCAGCATGACGGCGAAGGAATCTGCCAGCCTTGGCAGTTACAGCCTGGAAGTATCTCACCTTGCCAGTGCCCACAAGCTGGTTGGACAGCAGGACTACAACAGCGGCGATACCGGCAGCCTGAGTTTTGGCAACGCCGCCGGCGACAGTTTCAGCGTGGATATTGCCACCGAAAATGCCACCCTCGAAGGTGTGCGCGATGCCATCAACGGCGCCTCGGACAATTTTGGCCTCACCGCCACCATTCTGAACCTTTCCAGCGGCCCGCGCCTGGTGCTCACGGCCAACGACACAGGCGAAGAAAACCGCATCACCTCGATCAGCAGCACCAGTACAAGCGGTGATCTGTCGGGCTTTGACTACAGCTACGCTAGCAACCTCGATCCGCTACTGGACGGCGACAGCAGCAACTACGATCAGGTGCGGGCCGCGACTGATGCTGCCTTCACGCTGGAAGGCCAGGCACTAACCTCGGCCAGCAATACAGTCGATTCGGTTATTCCCGGTGTCACCCTGACACTGAAAGACACCACCGAAGCCGACAAGCCCGTTGCCCTGACCGTAGGCACTAATACCACCGGTATCAAAACGGTGATAGAAAGCTTCGTAAAGGCCTACAACAGCCTGCAAAGCCTGATAAGCGAGCAAACCCGTTACAATGCCGAAACCGGTCAGGCCGGCAGCCTGCAGGGCGACTCTCTGACCCGTACGGTACAGAACCAGTTACGCAGCATGATCTCCGGCAGCTACAACGACGGCGGCGCGATCAGCAGCCTGCTTGACCTGGGCATGACGACCAATACGGATGGCACCCTGAAGCTGGACAGCGACAAGCTGAAAACCGCATTGGCGGACAACTTTGAAGCTGTGACGGCGTTTTTCTCGGCTGAAAGCGGCCTGGCGAACCGCCTGGACACCAGTCTCGATACCTATCTGCAAAGCGATGGTAGCTTCGCCAGCCGTACCGAATCGATCAGCACCCAGATGGCCAAGCTCGGCGATGACCGTGAATCCCTCGATATTCGCATGAGCGCACTTGAAGCCCGCCTGCTGAGCCAGTTTAATGCAATGGACGCCATGGTCGCACAGCTCAGCAGCACCGGCGACTTTCTGACCCAGCAGTTGGAAAGCATCAGCCAGATCAGTAACTTCAGAAATAAATAA
- a CDS encoding flagellar protein FlaG, giving the protein MNIISPASAQAPGGSVNSAAERSAPARDSGTIAPQSSNSDSTAVATENTQLTVQEVSETVEALNSVMQQMERGISFQVDDQSGRQVIQVIDRDSGDVIKQMPSEDLLKLISHMQEMQNILFDETV; this is encoded by the coding sequence ATGAATATCATCTCCCCCGCATCAGCCCAGGCACCGGGCGGTTCTGTCAACAGCGCAGCCGAACGCAGCGCCCCTGCACGGGATAGCGGCACCATCGCCCCCCAAAGCAGTAACAGCGACAGCACAGCGGTTGCCACCGAGAATACCCAACTCACGGTACAGGAAGTCTCCGAAACCGTAGAGGCACTTAACAGCGTGATGCAGCAGATGGAGCGCGGCATCAGTTTTCAGGTGGACGACCAGAGTGGCCGCCAAGTGATCCAGGTGATCGACCGGGACTCCGGTGATGTGATAAAACAGATGCCCTCGGAAGACCTGCTGAAACTGATCAGCCATATGCAGGAAATGCAAAATATCCTGTTCGACGAAACCGTTTGA
- a CDS encoding flagellin: protein MAVINTNIASLNAQRNLMKSEGDLQTSLQRLSSGLRINSAKDDAAGLAISERMGSQIRGLNQAARNANDGISLAQTAEGAMSEISNNLQRMRELAVQSRNATNSADDRVQLQKEVIQLKEEIDRVANQTSFNGTKLLDGSFTMQAFQVGANQGETINITGIADSNIAALGGWTSVATPASPITGAAPAGGGATAATSGSGVFDASTLLANFGTEEVSFDVTDGTTTTAVTLSADYSGAGGIDTLVTDLGTALGADFVVTNSGNDVTITSALTGAGTEVSVANFNADADGNTTDSAVTAFPAVTGTDGTDAVADTFDALSGSAFTLNGTNIEVGAAADAATRLTDLVSAINAETGTTGISAEVTSGALTLTSLGGTGDINVGGTDSAVVLAQTGLTVADSLATPGTTQTGFASLDISTVTGADNAILAMDGALNAINSARADLGAIQNRFSSTIANLQTSSENLSASRSRIADTDFASETASLTRAQILQQAGTSILAQANTLPQSVLSLLQ from the coding sequence ATGGCTGTTATCAATACCAATATCGCGTCCCTGAACGCCCAGCGTAACCTGATGAAGTCCGAAGGCGATCTGCAGACGTCACTGCAGCGTCTCTCCTCGGGTCTGCGTATCAACAGCGCCAAGGACGATGCGGCAGGTCTTGCCATCTCCGAGCGTATGGGATCCCAGATCCGCGGCCTGAACCAGGCGGCACGTAACGCCAACGACGGCATTTCCTTGGCCCAGACCGCTGAAGGCGCCATGAGCGAAATCAGCAACAACCTGCAGCGTATGCGTGAACTGGCGGTTCAGTCCCGCAACGCCACCAACTCCGCCGATGACCGCGTTCAGCTGCAAAAAGAAGTTATCCAGCTGAAAGAAGAAATTGATCGCGTCGCCAACCAGACCTCCTTTAACGGCACCAAGTTGCTGGACGGCAGCTTCACCATGCAGGCCTTCCAGGTGGGCGCCAACCAGGGCGAAACCATCAACATCACCGGCATCGCCGATTCCAACATCGCAGCCCTTGGCGGCTGGACCAGCGTTGCAACGCCGGCAAGCCCGATTACCGGTGCGGCACCGGCAGGTGGCGGCGCAACTGCTGCTACATCCGGATCCGGTGTTTTCGATGCATCAACACTGCTAGCTAACTTTGGTACTGAAGAAGTTAGCTTTGATGTGACTGATGGCACCACGACTACAGCCGTGACTCTGAGCGCTGATTACTCTGGTGCAGGCGGTATAGACACATTAGTGACTGACCTCGGCACAGCTCTTGGCGCTGACTTCGTAGTAACCAACTCTGGCAACGATGTAACGATCACCAGTGCTCTAACTGGTGCGGGTACAGAAGTATCTGTAGCAAACTTTAATGCCGATGCTGACGGCAACACAACAGACTCCGCTGTTACAGCCTTTCCTGCAGTTACTGGTACTGATGGCACCGATGCGGTCGCAGATACGTTCGACGCCCTTTCCGGCAGCGCCTTCACCCTGAACGGCACTAACATTGAAGTGGGCGCAGCAGCCGATGCGGCTACCCGCCTGACCGATCTGGTATCCGCCATCAACGCCGAGACCGGTACCACCGGCATCAGCGCCGAAGTCACTTCCGGTGCCCTGACGCTAACATCCCTGGGTGGCACCGGCGATATCAACGTTGGCGGCACTGACTCTGCCGTGGTACTGGCCCAGACAGGCCTGACCGTAGCGGATAGCCTGGCAACGCCTGGCACCACTCAAACCGGCTTCGCCAGCCTGGATATCTCCACCGTGACCGGTGCAGACAATGCCATTCTGGCCATGGACGGTGCGCTGAACGCAATCAACTCGGCCCGTGCGGATCTGGGTGCGATTCAGAACCGCTTCTCGTCCACCATCGCCAACCTGCAGACCAGCTCCGAGAACCTGTCGGCCTCCCGCAGCCGGATCGCCGATACCGACTTTGCGTCCGAAACCGCAAGCCTGACCCGCGCACAGATTCTGCAGCAGGCCGGTACCTCCATCCTGGCCCAGGCCAACACCCTGCCACAGTCAGTGCTGTCGCTGCTGCAGTAA
- a CDS encoding sensor histidine kinase, with translation MTEAITSTQPQALAAAENRIAALEAELAAARNELARERVTRVGELEHTAGLAERMRKLLDLLPAGVILIDSDGRVAQVNPAAQDLLGEPLQGELWIEIIRRSFAPRSDDGHEVSLQDGRRVQLATRAMDNEPGQLVLLTNQTETRLLQTRLSHYQRLSEMGRMMASLAHQIRTPLSAALLYTAHLNRPVLEDSQRVRFAGKVKSRLVNLEQQVRDMLVFARGETRLDDRISTEELFRAIEDMLDVPLSSHDADCDCQNDAPGIWLQCNRETLLGALQNLVDNALQACGTGAELAIRARTDAAFLRLEVIDKGPGMDSQTKAQAMQPFYTTKSHGTGLGLAVAQVVARGHHGSFELESAPGQGTCAMLLLPYMADAGQSLPNA, from the coding sequence ATGACTGAGGCCATAACCTCAACTCAGCCCCAGGCACTGGCCGCGGCTGAAAACCGCATCGCCGCGCTCGAAGCAGAGCTTGCCGCGGCCAGGAATGAATTGGCGCGCGAGCGTGTGACCCGCGTGGGTGAGCTGGAGCATACAGCGGGTCTGGCAGAGCGCATGCGCAAGTTGCTGGATCTGCTGCCCGCCGGCGTGATTCTGATCGACAGCGATGGCCGCGTGGCCCAGGTCAATCCGGCGGCGCAGGATCTGCTGGGCGAGCCGCTGCAGGGGGAACTCTGGATCGAGATTATCAGACGCAGCTTTGCACCGCGCAGCGATGATGGTCACGAAGTCTCGCTGCAGGATGGCCGGCGGGTACAGCTGGCGACCCGCGCCATGGATAACGAGCCGGGTCAGCTGGTGCTACTGACCAACCAGACCGAAACACGGCTGCTGCAAACACGCCTGTCCCATTATCAGCGGCTGTCGGAAATGGGCCGCATGATGGCGTCTCTTGCGCACCAGATTCGTACGCCGCTGTCGGCGGCACTGCTATATACCGCCCATCTGAACCGTCCGGTGCTGGAAGACAGCCAGCGGGTGCGCTTTGCCGGCAAGGTGAAGTCGCGCCTGGTGAATCTGGAGCAGCAGGTGCGGGATATGCTGGTGTTTGCCCGTGGTGAAACGCGCCTCGATGATCGCATCAGCACCGAAGAGCTGTTCCGGGCCATCGAAGACATGCTTGATGTGCCGTTGTCGAGTCACGACGCCGACTGTGACTGCCAGAATGATGCGCCCGGCATCTGGCTGCAGTGCAACCGTGAAACCCTGTTGGGCGCCCTGCAAAACCTGGTGGACAACGCCCTGCAGGCCTGTGGCACCGGTGCGGAATTGGCCATACGTGCCCGCACTGATGCTGCCTTTTTACGCCTCGAGGTGATAGACAAAGGCCCCGGCATGGATTCGCAGACCAAGGCCCAGGCCATGCAGCCGTTTTATACCACCAAGTCCCACGGTACCGGCCTTGGGCTGGCGGTGGCTCAGGTGGTTGCCCGTGGCCACCACGGCAGTTTTGAACTCGAATCGGCGCCGGGGCAGGGCACCTGTGCAATGCTGCTGCTGCCCTATATGGCCGATGCCGGTCAGTCGTTACCGAATGCCTGA
- a CDS encoding sigma-54-dependent transcriptional regulator translates to MSIRVLIVEDDQALREALADTLALAGFEYLEASDGLQALERLKQAAVDIVVSDVNMPGLDGHALLARLQQSHPCLPVVLITAFGQVQKAVEAIRAGAVDYLMKPFEPEQLIETLRLHAGAAGVSAFEPPIAEDAGSRQLLQLARRVAETDSTVLITGESGTGKEVLAQYIHQHSARSDQPFVAINCAAIPENMLEATLFGHEKGAFTGAYSSHAGKFEQANGGTLLLDEISEMDLGLQAKLLRVLQEQEVERIGGRKAIKLNVRVLATSNRALEAFVAAGRFREDLYYRLNVFPLQWLPLRERPGDVLPLAERLLAKHCAKMHRVPASLCPEARQLLLEHGWPGNVRELDNVMQRALILQTGPRIQAADLHLSPGAISISQFAATQASAEDNGTAMADSGGETEDAGQLGSDLRQHEFQLIVDALQQTGGSRKDAAERLGISPRTLRYKLARMRESGFALSE, encoded by the coding sequence ATGAGTATTCGGGTATTGATAGTCGAAGATGATCAAGCGCTGCGTGAAGCTCTTGCCGATACCCTGGCGCTGGCGGGTTTCGAGTATCTGGAGGCCAGCGATGGCCTCCAGGCACTTGAGCGGCTCAAGCAGGCGGCGGTGGATATAGTGGTCAGCGATGTCAACATGCCGGGGCTGGATGGTCATGCTCTGCTGGCCCGGCTGCAGCAATCCCACCCCTGCCTGCCGGTGGTGCTGATCACCGCATTTGGCCAGGTGCAGAAGGCGGTGGAGGCCATTCGCGCCGGCGCCGTCGACTATCTGATGAAACCCTTCGAGCCCGAACAGCTGATTGAAACCCTCAGGCTGCACGCAGGCGCTGCCGGCGTATCGGCGTTCGAGCCGCCCATCGCCGAGGATGCCGGCAGCCGGCAGCTGCTGCAGCTGGCCAGACGCGTGGCCGAAACGGATTCTACGGTGCTGATTACCGGCGAGTCCGGCACCGGCAAGGAAGTGCTGGCGCAGTATATTCATCAGCACTCGGCTCGCAGCGATCAGCCCTTTGTGGCCATCAATTGCGCCGCCATTCCGGAAAACATGCTCGAAGCCACGCTGTTCGGGCATGAAAAGGGCGCCTTTACCGGCGCCTACAGCAGCCATGCCGGCAAATTTGAACAGGCCAACGGCGGCACCCTGCTGCTGGATGAAATCAGCGAAATGGACCTCGGGCTCCAGGCCAAGCTGCTGCGCGTGCTGCAGGAGCAGGAAGTCGAGCGTATCGGCGGGCGCAAGGCCATCAAGCTCAATGTCAGGGTGTTGGCCACCAGTAACCGCGCGCTTGAGGCCTTTGTTGCTGCAGGCCGCTTTCGCGAAGACCTTTATTACCGTCTGAATGTTTTCCCGCTGCAGTGGTTGCCGCTGCGCGAGCGCCCAGGGGATGTGCTGCCCCTGGCCGAGCGCCTGCTGGCCAAGCATTGCGCCAAGATGCACCGCGTGCCTGCGAGCCTCTGCCCCGAGGCGCGCCAGTTGCTGCTGGAGCATGGCTGGCCCGGCAATGTGCGCGAGCTGGATAACGTCATGCAGCGCGCGCTTATCCTGCAAACCGGCCCTCGCATCCAGGCCGCCGACCTGCATTTGTCGCCGGGGGCCATCAGTATCAGTCAGTTTGCCGCGACTCAAGCTTCGGCCGAAGACAACGGCACTGCCATGGCTGACAGTGGCGGCGAAACTGAAGATGCCGGCCAGCTGGGGTCTGATCTGCGCCAGCATGAGTTTCAGCTTATCGTAGATGCGCTGCAGCAGACCGGCGGCAGCCGCAAGGATGCCGCCGAGCGACTGGGCATCAGCCCGCGCACCCTGCGCTACAAGCTGGCGCGCATGCGCGAGAGCGGCTTTGCGCTGAGTGAATAG